One Kitasatospora viridis genomic region harbors:
- a CDS encoding LCP family protein — protein MSDTQADTTGPRRRARSAQQAGPAAGGRAAARKSKKKPKRKGLRILAYTTAGLVLVAAAGGGYIFEMLDGNIKHSPLFAGTSGDAGKEKPDAFGRTPINVLVLGSDTRDDPTDCQIGGDCGPGANADVEMVLHVSADRSNATVMSIPRDTVTNLPGCTDTQTHTTMKPHRDLINSTLDYGPGCTVAAVHQLTGIPIDHFMMVDFKGVVNMSDAIGGVPVCVDNNVYDPYSHLKLKKGDHTLQGMAALQFVRTRHGFGDGSDLGRTVAQHMFLSSMVRQLKSAGTLANPAALLSLANAATKALTVDDGLSGITNLVNLGDDLNKVPTNRITMTTMQNAADPTDPNRVIVAPAAKNLFSAIINDVSLTQGDGSKSSAAASATATDNPAASPAAPAPSSAPAATGGAPKSEIAVHVKNGSGIGGRAGDVADALKAAGYSSGTAATNAVGTDDTSSVTYTAGREADAQEVAASVGLPASAVKPGEGPGITLVIGKDWPSGTTFGGSGGGSSSAGSNAPAPVNTQAALSNSDAQTADDSTKCAQVSTQATVSINGVGMNPTQAYSRSPNVPDSAN, from the coding sequence GTGAGCGACACCCAGGCGGACACCACCGGCCCGCGCCGCCGTGCCCGCTCGGCGCAGCAGGCCGGGCCGGCCGCCGGGGGCCGGGCGGCGGCACGCAAGAGCAAGAAGAAGCCGAAGCGCAAGGGCCTGCGGATCCTGGCGTACACCACGGCGGGCCTGGTGCTGGTGGCCGCCGCCGGCGGCGGCTACATCTTCGAGATGCTCGACGGCAACATCAAGCACTCGCCGCTGTTCGCCGGCACCTCCGGCGACGCCGGCAAGGAGAAGCCGGACGCCTTCGGCCGCACCCCGATCAACGTGCTGGTCCTCGGCTCGGACACCCGCGACGACCCGACCGACTGCCAGATCGGCGGCGACTGCGGCCCGGGCGCCAACGCCGACGTGGAGATGGTGCTGCACGTCTCGGCCGACCGCAGCAACGCGACGGTGATGAGCATCCCGCGCGACACGGTGACCAACCTGCCGGGCTGCACCGACACCCAGACCCACACCACCATGAAGCCGCACCGCGACCTGATCAACAGCACCCTGGACTACGGCCCGGGCTGCACCGTCGCCGCCGTGCACCAGCTGACCGGCATACCCATCGACCACTTCATGATGGTCGACTTCAAGGGCGTGGTGAACATGTCGGACGCGATCGGCGGCGTGCCGGTCTGCGTCGACAACAACGTCTACGACCCCTACTCGCACCTGAAGCTGAAGAAGGGCGACCACACCCTGCAGGGCATGGCGGCGCTGCAGTTCGTCCGCACGCGGCACGGCTTCGGCGACGGCTCCGACCTCGGCCGCACGGTGGCCCAGCACATGTTCCTCAGCTCGATGGTCCGCCAGCTCAAGAGCGCCGGGACGCTGGCCAACCCGGCCGCGCTGCTCTCGCTGGCCAACGCCGCGACCAAGGCGCTCACCGTGGACGACGGCCTGAGCGGCATCACCAACCTGGTCAACCTGGGCGACGACCTGAACAAGGTGCCGACCAACCGCATCACCATGACCACGATGCAGAACGCGGCCGACCCCACCGACCCGAACCGGGTGATCGTCGCCCCTGCGGCGAAGAACCTCTTCAGCGCGATCATCAACGACGTGTCGCTGACCCAGGGCGACGGCTCCAAGTCCTCGGCCGCGGCCTCGGCCACCGCGACGGACAACCCCGCCGCCAGCCCCGCCGCCCCCGCCCCCAGTTCGGCCCCGGCGGCCACCGGCGGCGCGCCGAAGTCCGAGATCGCGGTGCACGTGAAGAACGGCAGCGGCATCGGCGGCCGGGCCGGCGACGTGGCCGACGCCCTCAAGGCGGCCGGCTACAGCTCCGGCACCGCCGCCACCAACGCGGTGGGCACCGACGACACCAGCTCGGTCACCTACACCGCCGGCCGCGAGGCCGACGCCCAGGAGGTCGCCGCCTCGGTCGGCCTGCCCGCCTCCGCCGTCAAGCCCGGCGAGGGCCCCGGCATCACCCTGGTGATCGGCAAGGACTGGCCCAGCGGCACCACCTTCGGCGGGTCCGGCGGCGGGTCCTCGTCCGCCGGCTCGAACGCCCCCGCCCCGGTCAACACCCAGGCGGCGCTGTCGAACTCGGACGCCCAGACCGCCGACGACTCCACCAAGTGCGCCCAGGTCTCCACCCAGGCCACCGTCAGCATCAACGGCGTCGGGATGAACCCCACCCAGGCCTACTCGCGCAGCCCCAACGTGCCGGACTCCGCGAACTGA
- a CDS encoding GNAT family N-acetyltransferase, whose translation MNASSSTPEITRVEDLEWQALANGEVIGRADACRRPDGRLFVSIDTWQAEAFEPLAAAVLADLPETLYTVADETDQALAADWTGAGFRARRREHGYLVPTAPQPFAQRPAPAGVTVVPVGGARADLLTDLDRRLRAEIAAGLGWDRMPAEILPRPAGTTVVDPTKYAVAELDGEYVGLIRLAPFRRQPRIGLLAVRADQQRRGIGRTLLAHALGELHRAGTEHAWAEVDETNAAAIALIEGAGARRSGGNLEFVHRR comes from the coding sequence ATGAACGCTTCTTCCTCCACCCCTGAGATCACCCGCGTCGAGGACCTGGAATGGCAGGCCCTCGCGAACGGCGAGGTCATCGGCCGGGCCGACGCCTGCCGACGGCCCGACGGCCGGCTCTTCGTGAGCATCGACACTTGGCAGGCCGAGGCCTTCGAGCCGCTGGCCGCCGCGGTGCTCGCCGACCTCCCGGAGACCCTCTACACGGTCGCCGACGAGACCGACCAGGCGCTGGCCGCCGACTGGACCGGGGCCGGCTTCCGGGCCCGCCGCCGCGAGCACGGCTACCTGGTGCCCACCGCGCCGCAGCCCTTCGCGCAGCGGCCGGCGCCGGCCGGAGTCACCGTCGTGCCGGTCGGCGGGGCCCGGGCCGACCTGCTGACCGACCTCGACCGCAGGCTCCGCGCCGAGATCGCCGCGGGCCTCGGCTGGGACCGGATGCCGGCCGAGATCCTGCCCCGCCCGGCCGGGACCACCGTGGTGGACCCGACCAAGTACGCCGTCGCCGAGCTGGACGGCGAGTACGTCGGCCTGATCCGGCTGGCGCCGTTCCGGCGCCAGCCCCGGATCGGGCTGCTCGCCGTCCGCGCCGATCAGCAGCGGCGCGGCATCGGCCGGACCCTGCTCGCCCACGCGCTCGGCGAGCTGCACCGGGCGGGCACCGAGCACGCCTGGGCCGAGGTGGACGAGACCAACGCGGCGGCCATCGCGCTCATCGAGGGCGCCGGCGCCCGGCGCAGCGGCGGGAACCTGGAATTCGTCCACCGCCGCTGA
- a CDS encoding DUF6790 family protein produces the protein MNKTPFLVQSALPLLWVLIAVVGALLRTRHSPSRQAALETWQRWWAVAAVGCGSLWLTIAFLAVPDGMATAIGFTRTPFEFEIAFANLGLAAMGFRAASRSATARERITIGLGIGMFLWGAVIGHLYQWFAHGDHAPGNTGGVLVCDVLFPAVMIALARRSQRLAPARA, from the coding sequence ATGAACAAGACCCCCTTCCTCGTCCAGTCCGCCCTCCCCCTGCTCTGGGTGCTGATCGCCGTCGTCGGCGCACTGCTGCGCACCCGGCACAGCCCCTCCCGCCAGGCCGCGCTGGAGACCTGGCAACGGTGGTGGGCCGTCGCCGCCGTCGGCTGCGGGAGCCTGTGGCTGACCATCGCCTTCCTCGCCGTCCCCGACGGCATGGCCACCGCGATCGGCTTCACCCGGACCCCGTTCGAGTTCGAGATCGCCTTCGCCAACCTCGGCCTCGCTGCCATGGGCTTCCGCGCCGCCTCCCGCTCCGCCACCGCCCGCGAACGCATCACCATCGGGCTCGGCATCGGCATGTTCCTGTGGGGCGCGGTGATCGGCCACCTCTACCAGTGGTTCGCGCACGGCGACCACGCCCCGGGCAACACCGGCGGGGTACTGGTCTGCGACGTGCTCTTCCCCGCCGTCATGATCGCCCTCGCCCGCCGTTCCCAGCGCCTGGCCCCGGCCCGTGCCTGA
- a CDS encoding aldehyde dehydrogenase family protein, whose translation MTTGRANEALSRFAVLDPATGEPFDEAPDQRPDQELDAVVDRARQAWHDWRADPEVRTAALLAAADAVEAARDELAPLLTREQGKPLAESHAEVARTAARLRYFAGLSTPPEPITDGRPVRSEVRWRPLGPVAAIVPWNFPLQLASAKFAPALAAGNTVVLKPSPFTPLATRLLASVLAAALPEGVLTVVTGREPLGARLVAHPGIRHVTFTGSTATGRAVAAGAAPSLARVTLELGGNDAAVLLDDVDVEAVADRLFWAAFRNCGQVCMAVKRVYAPERLHARVVEALAERAKAVVVGPGLDPATRLGPVNNRPQLAKVEHYTARALADGARAAAGGHRLDRPGFFYAPTVLTDVPPDSPVVTREQFGPVLPVLPYRRLDEAVEAANSGEYALGGSVWGTDLDRAERVAERLECGTAWINQHAELSLAQPFAGAKQSGLGVAGGPWGLYGNLRPFVLHRPE comes from the coding sequence TTGACGACCGGCCGGGCCAACGAGGCCCTGAGCCGCTTCGCCGTGCTCGACCCCGCCACCGGCGAGCCCTTCGACGAGGCCCCCGACCAGCGCCCGGACCAGGAGCTGGACGCCGTCGTCGACCGCGCCCGGCAGGCCTGGCACGACTGGCGCGCCGACCCGGAGGTGCGCACCGCCGCGCTGCTCGCCGCGGCCGACGCCGTCGAGGCCGCCCGGGACGAGCTCGCACCGCTTCTCACCCGGGAACAGGGCAAGCCGCTGGCCGAGTCGCACGCCGAAGTCGCCCGCACGGCGGCCCGGTTGCGCTACTTCGCCGGGCTGAGCACGCCCCCCGAGCCGATCACCGACGGCCGCCCGGTGCGCAGCGAGGTGCGCTGGCGCCCGCTCGGGCCGGTCGCCGCGATCGTGCCGTGGAACTTCCCGCTGCAGCTGGCCTCGGCGAAGTTCGCGCCCGCGCTCGCCGCCGGCAACACCGTGGTGCTCAAGCCCTCCCCGTTCACCCCGCTGGCCACCCGGCTGCTCGCATCCGTGCTGGCCGCCGCCCTGCCGGAGGGCGTGCTGACCGTCGTCACCGGCCGCGAGCCGCTGGGCGCCCGGCTGGTGGCGCACCCGGGGATCCGGCACGTCACCTTCACCGGCTCGACCGCCACCGGCCGCGCCGTCGCCGCCGGCGCGGCGCCCTCGCTGGCCCGGGTCACCCTGGAGCTGGGCGGCAACGACGCGGCGGTGCTGCTGGACGACGTGGACGTGGAGGCCGTCGCGGACCGGCTGTTCTGGGCGGCGTTCCGCAACTGCGGGCAGGTCTGCATGGCCGTCAAACGGGTCTACGCGCCCGAGCGGCTGCACGCCCGGGTGGTCGAGGCGCTGGCCGAGCGGGCCAAGGCCGTCGTGGTCGGTCCCGGCCTGGACCCGGCCACCCGGCTGGGGCCGGTCAACAACCGCCCCCAGCTTGCCAAGGTGGAGCACTACACGGCTCGGGCGTTGGCCGACGGCGCCCGGGCCGCGGCGGGCGGCCACCGGCTGGACCGGCCGGGCTTCTTCTACGCGCCGACCGTGCTGACCGACGTGCCGCCGGACAGCCCGGTGGTGACGCGCGAACAGTTCGGGCCGGTGCTGCCGGTGCTGCCCTACCGGCGGCTGGACGAGGCGGTCGAGGCCGCCAACTCCGGCGAGTACGCGCTGGGCGGCTCGGTCTGGGGGACCGACCTGGACCGGGCCGAGCGGGTGGCCGAGCGGCTGGAGTGCGGCACGGCGTGGATCAACCAGCACGCCGAGCTCTCCCTCGCCCAGCCGTTCGCCGGCGCCAAGCAGAGCGGCCTCGGCGTCGCGGGCGGGCCCTGGGGGCTCTACGGGAACCTCCGGCCCTTCGTGCTGCACCGGCCGGAGTAG
- a CDS encoding (5-formylfuran-3-yl)methyl phosphate synthase, with protein sequence MLLLISPDSVEEALDCAKAAEHLDIVDVKKPDEGSLGANYPWVIREIRAAVPADTPVSATVGDVPYKPGTVAQAALGAAVSGATYIKVGLYGCGTPEQAIEVMRGVVRAVKEYRADAFVVASGYADAHRIGSVNPLALPDIAFRSGADAAMLDTAIKDGTRLFDHLPPEVCADFVKRAHQVDLLAALAGSVKAADLGELTSMGTDIVGVRGAVCEGGDRTAGRIQPHLVAAFRAELDRWASR encoded by the coding sequence GTGTTGCTGCTCATCTCCCCGGACAGCGTCGAGGAGGCCCTCGACTGCGCGAAGGCCGCCGAGCACCTCGACATCGTCGACGTGAAGAAGCCCGACGAGGGCTCGCTCGGCGCCAACTACCCCTGGGTGATCCGGGAGATACGCGCCGCCGTCCCGGCGGACACGCCGGTCTCGGCCACCGTGGGGGACGTGCCCTACAAGCCCGGCACGGTCGCCCAGGCGGCGCTCGGGGCGGCGGTGTCCGGCGCCACCTACATCAAGGTCGGCCTCTACGGGTGCGGCACGCCCGAGCAGGCGATCGAGGTGATGCGCGGGGTGGTCCGGGCGGTCAAGGAGTACCGGGCGGACGCGTTCGTGGTGGCCTCGGGCTACGCGGACGCGCACCGGATCGGCAGCGTCAACCCGCTCGCCCTGCCCGACATCGCGTTCCGCTCGGGCGCCGACGCGGCCATGCTCGACACCGCGATCAAGGACGGCACCCGGCTCTTCGACCACCTGCCGCCCGAGGTCTGCGCGGACTTCGTCAAACGGGCCCACCAGGTGGACCTGCTGGCCGCCCTGGCGGGCAGCGTCAAGGCGGCCGACCTGGGCGAGCTGACCTCGATGGGCACCGACATCGTCGGCGTGCGCGGCGCCGTCTGCGAGGGCGGGGACCGGACCGCCGGCCGGATCCAGCCGCACCTGGTGGCAGCCTTCCGGGCGGAGCTGGACCGCTGGGCGAGCCGTTGA
- a CDS encoding TOBE domain-containing protein yields MTLSIRNQLPGTVVSVTTGEAMATVKARLAGGQEITAAITVDAVKDLGLAEGTAVRAVVKSTEVALATGPVAGLSIRNQLPGTVTEVVAGNAMATVKVSVPGGELTAAVTKDAVSELGLADGSAVVALIKSTEVALATV; encoded by the coding sequence ATGACCCTGAGCATTCGCAACCAGCTGCCCGGCACCGTCGTCTCCGTCACCACCGGGGAGGCGATGGCCACCGTCAAGGCCCGGCTGGCGGGCGGCCAGGAGATCACGGCCGCCATCACGGTGGACGCCGTGAAGGACCTCGGGCTGGCCGAGGGCACGGCCGTGCGCGCCGTGGTGAAGTCGACCGAGGTGGCCCTCGCCACCGGGCCGGTGGCCGGGCTGAGCATTCGCAACCAGTTGCCCGGGACGGTCACCGAGGTCGTCGCCGGGAACGCGATGGCCACCGTGAAGGTGTCCGTGCCGGGCGGCGAGCTCACCGCCGCCGTCACCAAGGACGCGGTCAGCGAGCTCGGCCTCGCCGACGGCTCCGCGGTGGTCGCGCTGATCAAGTCGACCGAGGTCGCGCTCGCGACGGTCTGA
- the infA gene encoding translation initiation factor IF-1 has translation MARKAGGLEVEGTVTECLRNANFTVELQNGHKVLAHISGKIRKNYIKILPEDRVLVELSPYDLTRGRILYRYRN, from the coding sequence TTGGCAAGGAAAGCAGGTGGCCTCGAAGTCGAGGGCACCGTCACCGAATGCCTGCGCAACGCCAACTTCACCGTGGAGCTCCAGAACGGCCACAAGGTGCTGGCGCACATCAGCGGGAAGATCCGGAAGAACTACATCAAGATCCTCCCGGAGGACCGGGTGCTCGTGGAGCTGAGCCCCTACGACCTCACCCGGGGCCGGATCCTCTACCGGTACCGCAACTGA
- a CDS encoding MFS transporter, with protein sequence MTTAPERAGQPTEADADARTLERMRFGWYVNDWANAAFSAIVLTVFLGPYLTTVAKAAADAHGDVHPLGLPVRAGSFYSYTLSFSVLLSVAVMLLVGTIADRTGRHKELMCGAAFVGALATLGMFFLGGNRYLLGGGLLVLANISYAVSVALSYAYLPGLARADERDAISSKGWAFGYAGGALLLIANLALFESRASLGLSDGTAVRICLASAGVWWALFTLVPLLRLPSRASNTPIAAKQAARAGEPAAGSLRELGRTLRGMRRYPLTLLFLAAFLCYNDGIQTVVAQASIYGSEELGMGQTSLVVAVLLVQIVAIGGALLLGRIARRHGAKRTVLGSLVAWVATLALGYLMPAHQPVWFFGLACMIGLVLGGSQALSRSLFSHLIPPGREAEYFSVYKISDRGTSWMGPLVFGLAFQLTGSYRSAIISLLVFFVIGFVLLLKVPVRRAIEAVGNPVPERI encoded by the coding sequence ATGACCACCGCACCCGAACGCGCCGGGCAGCCGACCGAAGCCGACGCCGACGCCCGCACCCTGGAGCGGATGCGGTTCGGCTGGTACGTCAACGACTGGGCCAACGCCGCCTTCTCGGCGATCGTGCTGACCGTCTTCCTCGGCCCCTACCTGACCACGGTCGCCAAGGCCGCCGCGGACGCCCACGGCGACGTGCACCCGCTGGGCCTGCCGGTCCGGGCCGGCTCGTTCTACTCGTACACGCTCTCGTTCTCGGTGCTGCTCTCGGTCGCCGTCATGCTGCTGGTCGGCACGATCGCCGACCGTACCGGGCGGCACAAGGAGCTGATGTGCGGCGCCGCCTTCGTCGGCGCGCTGGCCACCCTGGGCATGTTCTTCCTCGGCGGGAACCGCTACCTGCTGGGCGGCGGGCTGCTGGTGCTCGCCAACATCTCCTACGCCGTGTCGGTGGCGCTCTCCTACGCCTACCTGCCCGGCCTGGCCCGGGCCGACGAGCGCGACGCGATCTCCTCCAAGGGCTGGGCGTTCGGCTACGCGGGCGGCGCGCTGCTGCTGATCGCCAACCTGGCGCTGTTCGAGAGCCGGGCCTCGCTCGGCCTGTCCGACGGCACGGCGGTGCGGATCTGCCTGGCCTCGGCCGGGGTCTGGTGGGCGCTGTTCACCCTGGTGCCGCTGCTGCGGCTGCCGTCCCGGGCGAGCAACACCCCGATCGCCGCCAAGCAGGCCGCCCGGGCCGGCGAGCCCGCCGCCGGCAGCCTGCGCGAGCTCGGCCGGACCCTGCGCGGCATGCGCCGCTACCCGCTGACCCTGCTCTTCCTGGCCGCCTTCCTCTGCTACAACGACGGCATCCAGACCGTCGTCGCCCAGGCCTCGATCTACGGCAGCGAGGAGCTCGGCATGGGCCAGACCTCGCTGGTCGTCGCCGTGCTGCTGGTGCAGATCGTGGCGATCGGCGGCGCGCTGCTGCTCGGGCGGATCGCCCGCCGCCACGGCGCCAAGCGCACCGTGCTCGGCTCCCTGGTCGCCTGGGTGGCCACCCTCGCGCTCGGCTACCTGATGCCCGCCCACCAGCCGGTCTGGTTCTTCGGGCTGGCCTGCATGATCGGCCTGGTGCTCGGCGGCAGCCAGGCGCTCTCCCGCTCGCTCTTCTCCCACCTGATCCCGCCGGGCCGGGAGGCGGAGTACTTCAGCGTCTACAAGATCAGCGACCGCGGCACCAGCTGGATGGGACCGCTGGTCTTCGGGCTCGCCTTCCAGCTCACCGGCAGCTACCGGTCGGCGATCATCTCGCTGCTGGTGTTCTTCGTCATCGGCTTCGTGCTGCTGCTCAAGGTGCCGGTCCGCCGCGCCATCGAGGCGGTCGGCAACCCGGTGCCCGAGCGCATCTGA
- a CDS encoding MarR family winged helix-turn-helix transcriptional regulator, which produces MDDGLADLLHRVVFLLGEAARQRGADSGGDLTYSQMRLLGTLEDIQPVTQHQLAQALSVSDPAISRALRPLEAAGLVQVRPDPEHGRRRLVGLTEAGRKAFHDSGKPLYDELRKALLDAGFPYERYLRDTEELARILERP; this is translated from the coding sequence ATGGACGACGGGCTCGCTGATCTGCTGCATCGTGTGGTGTTCCTGCTCGGGGAGGCCGCGCGACAACGCGGCGCCGACTCCGGCGGCGATCTGACCTACAGTCAGATGCGCCTGCTGGGCACGCTGGAGGACATCCAGCCGGTCACCCAGCACCAGCTCGCGCAGGCCCTGTCGGTCTCCGACCCGGCGATCAGCCGGGCGCTGCGCCCGCTGGAGGCGGCCGGGCTGGTGCAGGTCCGCCCCGACCCCGAGCACGGCCGGCGGCGGCTGGTCGGCCTCACCGAGGCGGGCCGCAAGGCCTTCCACGACAGCGGGAAGCCGCTCTACGACGAGCTGCGCAAGGCCCTGCTCGACGCCGGCTTCCCCTACGAGCGCTACCTGCGCGACACCGAGGAGCTGGCCCGCATCCTGGAGCGGCCCTGA
- a CDS encoding NAD(P)-dependent alcohol dehydrogenase, whose protein sequence is MEFRAAVLRSYQDPFAVERVALRSGPAAGEVLVRIAGCGMCRTDLAVRRSAGRSPLPAVLGHEGAGVVVETGGPDTGLGVGDHVVLSFDSCGRCPNCAAAAPAYCDSFAALNLFGGRAEHAERFTDAAGGVLAPRWFGQSAFAEYALVPARNAVRVDSALPVELLGPLGCGFLTGAGAVFNSFGAGPGDSLVVLGAGAVGLAAVMAAGAAGVTALAVDRHPRRLALAERFGATPLPADGADLPGRIRRLTDGGAQYALDTTASAPLINDALRALRPTGELGLVARLNTALALEPGTLDRGRRILHICEGDAVPALLVPRLIALWQAGRFPFDELIRRYPLAAVNEAERDCEAGLVVKPVLIP, encoded by the coding sequence GTGGAGTTCCGGGCAGCGGTGCTGCGCTCGTACCAGGACCCGTTCGCCGTCGAGCGGGTGGCCCTGCGCTCCGGCCCGGCCGCCGGCGAGGTGCTGGTGCGGATCGCGGGGTGCGGGATGTGCCGCACCGACCTGGCGGTGCGGCGCTCGGCGGGCCGCTCGCCGCTGCCGGCGGTGCTCGGCCACGAGGGCGCCGGGGTGGTGGTGGAGACCGGCGGGCCGGACACCGGCCTGGGCGTCGGCGACCACGTGGTGCTGAGCTTCGACTCCTGCGGGCGGTGCCCCAACTGCGCGGCCGCGGCGCCGGCTTACTGCGACTCGTTCGCCGCGCTCAACCTGTTCGGCGGCCGCGCGGAGCACGCCGAGCGGTTCACCGACGCCGCCGGGGGAGTGCTCGCGCCCCGCTGGTTCGGCCAGTCCGCCTTCGCCGAGTACGCGCTGGTCCCGGCCCGCAACGCCGTGCGGGTCGACTCCGCGCTGCCGGTCGAGCTGCTCGGGCCGCTCGGCTGCGGGTTCCTCACCGGCGCCGGCGCGGTGTTCAACTCCTTCGGCGCCGGGCCCGGCGACAGCCTGGTGGTGCTCGGCGCGGGCGCGGTCGGCCTGGCCGCGGTGATGGCGGCCGGCGCCGCCGGGGTGACGGCCCTGGCGGTCGACCGGCACCCGCGCCGGCTCGCGCTGGCCGAGCGGTTCGGCGCCACGCCGCTGCCCGCCGACGGGGCGGACCTGCCCGGGCGGATCCGGCGCCTCACCGACGGCGGCGCACAGTACGCGCTGGACACCACCGCCAGCGCACCGCTGATCAACGACGCGTTGCGGGCACTGCGGCCGACCGGCGAACTCGGCCTGGTGGCACGGCTGAACACCGCGCTCGCGCTGGAGCCGGGCACCTTGGACCGGGGCCGGCGGATCCTGCACATCTGCGAGGGCGACGCGGTGCCCGCCCTGCTGGTCCCGCGCCTGATCGCGCTCTGGCAGGCCGGGCGGTTCCCCTTCGACGAGCTGATTCGCCGTTACCCGCTCGCCGCCGTCAACGAGGCCGAACGCGACTGCGAGGCGGGCCTGGTGGTGAAGCCGGTGCTGATCCCGTGA
- the pyrF gene encoding orotidine-5'-phosphate decarboxylase, whose protein sequence is MDRIEPIIVALDFDNRSAAEAAVDRIGDECRFYKVGLELLTSAGPEFVRHLVDRGNKVFLDLKLFEIPNSVAGAVRAAGELGVSLVTVHSMGGAGIVAAAVEAAADYPGLRVPALTVVTSMTDADLAETGVDATVERQVPRLAALAHRAGCHGVVASPQEVPVLRAALGSGPLIVTPGVRLPGAGPLADHARSGTPRAALADGASHVIVGRGVTRAPDPLAALRLVRADLAGKG, encoded by the coding sequence ATGGACCGCATCGAACCGATCATCGTCGCGCTCGACTTCGACAATCGCTCAGCCGCCGAGGCCGCCGTCGACCGGATCGGCGACGAATGCCGCTTCTACAAGGTCGGCCTGGAACTCCTGACCAGCGCCGGGCCCGAATTCGTCCGGCACTTGGTCGACCGGGGGAACAAGGTGTTCCTCGACCTCAAGCTGTTCGAGATCCCCAATTCCGTGGCGGGCGCGGTCCGGGCCGCCGGTGAGCTCGGCGTCTCGTTGGTGACCGTGCACAGCATGGGCGGCGCGGGCATCGTGGCCGCCGCCGTCGAGGCGGCCGCCGACTACCCCGGGCTGCGGGTGCCGGCGCTGACCGTGGTCACCAGCATGACCGACGCCGACCTCGCCGAGACCGGCGTCGACGCCACGGTCGAGCGGCAGGTCCCGCGCCTGGCCGCGCTCGCGCACCGGGCCGGCTGCCACGGCGTGGTCGCCTCCCCGCAGGAGGTGCCCGTGCTGCGCGCGGCCCTGGGGAGCGGGCCGCTGATCGTCACCCCGGGGGTCCGGCTGCCCGGCGCGGGCCCGCTCGCCGACCACGCCCGCTCGGGCACTCCGCGCGCCGCTCTCGCCGACGGCGCCTCGCACGTGATCGTCGGCCGCGGGGTCACCCGCGCACCCGACCCGCTGGCCGCGCTGCGCCTGGTGCGGGCGGACCTGGCGGGGAAGGGCTGA
- a CDS encoding glycerophosphodiester phosphodiesterase, which produces MHPYLDQPGPLAFAHRGGALGAPENSLAAFEQAVALGYRYLETDVHATADGVLIAFHDERLDRVTDRTGLVAELPWSTVRQARIGGTEPVPRFEELLAAFPEARFNVDVKAAPAVGPLVEAIRRADAWDRVCVGGFSDSRLAAVRAAGGPRLATSLAPREVLRLRLRSLAGPLLAGRRAPWPGICAQVPERHRGLPVVDRPFVRAAHRLGLQVHVWTVDDPVRIRALLDLGVDGIMADRIDVLRDVLAERGCWTAGSRGTTSGSDTP; this is translated from the coding sequence ATGCACCCCTATCTCGACCAACCAGGCCCGCTGGCCTTCGCCCACCGCGGCGGGGCGCTCGGCGCGCCGGAGAACTCGCTGGCCGCCTTCGAGCAGGCCGTCGCACTCGGGTACCGGTACCTGGAGACGGACGTGCACGCCACCGCCGACGGCGTGCTGATCGCCTTCCACGACGAGCGGCTCGACCGGGTCACCGACCGCACCGGCCTGGTGGCCGAACTGCCCTGGAGCACCGTTCGGCAGGCCCGGATAGGCGGCACCGAACCCGTGCCGCGGTTCGAGGAGCTGCTGGCGGCCTTCCCCGAGGCCCGCTTCAACGTGGACGTCAAGGCCGCGCCCGCCGTCGGACCGCTGGTCGAGGCGATCCGCCGGGCCGACGCCTGGGACCGGGTCTGCGTCGGCGGCTTCTCCGACAGCCGGCTGGCCGCCGTCCGGGCCGCCGGCGGACCGCGGCTGGCCACCTCGCTCGCGCCGCGCGAGGTGCTGCGCCTGCGGCTGCGCTCGCTGGCCGGGCCGCTGCTGGCCGGGCGGCGCGCACCCTGGCCGGGGATCTGCGCCCAGGTGCCCGAACGCCACCGCGGCCTCCCGGTGGTCGACCGCCCCTTCGTCCGGGCCGCGCACCGGCTCGGCCTCCAGGTCCACGTCTGGACCGTGGACGACCCCGTCCGGATCCGCGCCCTCCTCGACCTCGGTGTGGATGGCATCATGGCGGATCGCATCGACGTCCTGCGCGACGTCCTCGCCGAACGCGGCTGCTGGACTGCCGGCAGCCGTGGAACGACCAGCGGAAGTGACACCCCATGA